A stretch of DNA from Spirochaetota bacterium:
GACAAGCACGGTTTTCTCGTCATTCCGGAAGAGGACGAGGCGCGCATTGTCGAAGCCGCGGCATTCATGGATGCGAATGAATGCAATTCGGTCATTCGCGCTGCCCGGAGTACGAGTGGAAAGACCACGGCGGAAATGCTTGCATCGTTCAATGAAGCAGGAGCGGCATTCGGAAAAGCAGCAAAAGAAAAATTCGGCGCTGCGGGCGAGTGGTGAATATGCGATCGCTGTATATATATTTTCTCCTGATCCTGGCGGGCTTGCCGTTCACACAACTATTCGGCGGCGGTACG
This window harbors:
- a CDS encoding RraA family protein, with amino-acid sequence DKHGFLVIPEEDEARIVEAAAFMDANECNSVIRAARSTSGKTTAEMLASFNEAGAAFGKAAKEKFGAAGEW